Sequence from the Herbaspirillum sp. meg3 genome:
GACTTCACATTGAAACAACTCACGCATGTGAGGAATCGTTGAAATATTGGTATTTTCAGGCGTAGCCGGATAAGTACTGGTGCATTTCAGCAAAATCAAGTCTTTGCAACCTGCTTCGCGCGCTGCCCTAACTGTTTCGTCTAGTTCCGCGATAGAGGCCATCCCGGTGGAAATGATCATCGGCTTGCCGGTTGCAGCCACTTTACGGATAAGCGGCAAATCTGTGTTCTCAAACGACGCGATTTTGTAACATGGGACATCCAGACTTTCCAGAAAATCGACCGCACTGTCATCAAATGGCGTGCTGAAACCGATCATGCCATGTTCTTTGCACCGGTCAAAAATTGGCTTATGCCACTCCCATGGCGTGTGCGCCTGCTCGTAGAGCTTGTAAAGAGACGAACCTTTCCACAAACTACCAGGGTCGGCAATGAAAAATTCCCCCTCGGATATATCGAGCGTCATCGTATCCGCGGTATAAGTCTGGATCTTTAACGCATGGGCGCCAGTACTGGCTGCCGCATCGACGATTTCCAGAGCGCGTTCAAGGGATTGATTGTGATTGCCAGACATTTCTGCAATGATGAACGGAGCATGATCTCGACCGATAGCCTGAGTGCCGATCATTATCCGAGCGCTTTGCTCCAACGACTTATTGGCCATGATTCTGCTCTTTCCGAAATATAAAATGTTTCATGTCAAATCCAGCTTTCAAAAACGCTGATATTGATGCTTTGTTGTCCGGCATGACCGCGGCAATCAACTCAACGATTTGAGGGTGATGCTGCTCCATCCAACTACTGCCAGTTGCCAAGAGATGTGCGCCCAAACCTTTTCCCATGCTATCCGGAGCCAAATAAACTGACACCGTTGCGCTATAGCCGTCCAAGTCATAACGCAATACGCCACCTCCATCCCCCTCCATCTCGGCAACGAGTAATATCCTGTCCGGGCGTCTCAATGTCGCTTCAAACCAGCGAGCATGCGACTCCCACTCCAATGGATCCTGATTAAAAGAACTACGCCTCACTGCCGGATCATTGCGCCATGCAAACAATCGTTCGCAATCATCGCCAATCGCCGGTCGCAAAGACACAGGCGGTGCAATCAGCGCAGAGACGACGCGCATCGCACCTCGCCCATCGACAATATTTTTGCTAGCGATGCCGAAAGCCTGTCGCAACGACTGCGATAACTTCAATATTCTTACCGCCGCCATCATGTCTTGTCCGGTGATAAAAGAACAATCCCCCAAGTACAAATGTACGGCCTGTCGCCCCAACGCTTCAGCACCTTCAATTTGATTGCTGGCGGTTGCAACCACAATACCGGGCAACCCTAGACAGCAACGCTCCCATGTCGTTGTACCACCGGCGCCAAGAAAAACATCTGCCTTATACATCAAGGCTGCCATATCCTTTACATCGAACAGGAAATTGACGCGCGGTAAAGTACAGCATAATTCTGCGATCTCCGGAGCCGCAGGATTCGAAGCACCAACCACGACGTCGAATTCGACCTCGTCGACATCTGCCTGTTGCATTTCCCTTAGTACTTTCAGCGTTTCCCCCGTCGGGTCGGAGCCGCCAAAGGACAGTAACACCCTGAGCGGGCCATGACGGACTCTACGCCCAAGTTCTCGCGTTGATGCAAACTCATTCCGCAAAAGTGCATAAGACGGACCGAGCAGACGCACGCACTGCGCTGGCACGAGGCCGTCATAGCGCGCGAGAGGATTTTCAAAAAAATTCTGATCCAGCAAGACGTCGCAATCGTGACGGCGATTCGCCAAGTCATCAATCACCATGACTTTCACAGTGCCGTCACGCACGATCTGCTCCCAGCGAATATCAAGTTCGTAGTGATCGACAATGATCCAGTCAACCCGTCCGATTGACAGCAGGCATTCCTTCGTGGCGTATGCATCCGATTGCCAATCCAAGAGCATGGTCGACGACGTCCCGGCACCACTGACGATAGATAAATGGTGATGACCATGTTCTGCTATGCGTTGCTGCCAAACCAGCGCCAAATCCCTTGCCAGCACATAGACCACCGCCCCCCGGTCTCGCAACGCGTCCGCTAAAGTCAAACAGCGCATGAGGTGCCCGACGCCTATTTGAGGTGAAGCATCGAGTCGAATGGCGACTTTCATTGACCGCCCCTTTCGAGTAATGGCAGGTGTGCTGATTGCATTTTCACGGATCCGTTACCATGCGGTCCAGCCGCCATCCACAGGCAGATTGACTCCCGTGATGTAGGAAGCGCCCGCGCTGAGCAGAAACAGAACCGGGTCGGCAACTTCGCTGGCAATGCCGATTCTTTTCATGGGAACCTTTGCCCTCAATCTTTCGTGAAACTCCGGCTGAGTCTGCTTGATGCCTTGCGAAGGAAACGGCCCCGGACTAATCGAATTGACTCTGATGTTGGACTCTGCCAAATGGCATGCCAGATAGCGTGTCAGTTGAATCAAACCGGCTTTAGTTGCGCCATAAAAAGGTGGATTGTTGGCGCCGCTGTCGAGGTAGATATCAGGATTGGGGCTGACCATCCCGTACATGGATGCGACATTGACCACGGACGCGCCACCCGCACGCCTGGAACCCGATTCCTGCAGCAGAGGCAAGGCGCGCTGCACAAGGTCAAACGGCGCCGACAGGTTGAAAGCTGTGGCATTCTCAAAATCCGCAACAGTCGACGATTTAATGCTGCCAGTCTTTCCAGCGTATGCGTTGTTGACAATACCGTCCAGACGGCCAAGCCGCTTTTCAATGACACCGATGGCATCGCGCCGCCCTTGCTCGTCGCGGACATCAAACACCAACCGGGTAACGTGACCACCCACTTTTTGTAAGCTTCTCTCGAGCTGGATAAGCTTTTCCTCATCCCGACCACACAGTACGACATGTGCACCGGCATGTGCCAACACGTGTGCGATCGCCTGCCCCAAGTGTCCGGTAGCTCCCGTAAGCAGGACAACATCGTCATTCAGTTCGAATCTGTTCATGCTCTTCATCCGATAACGGCTTTTAATACAACCTCAGGCAGGCCAGGACGCCGGATTCAACAAGCGCTCAGGAACCATACCTATCATTTTTCTCACATGATCGCGCTCGTCTGCGGTAAGGGGCGCGCGGCAGGCCAACGCCAGATTATCTTGCAACTGCGCGACGCTATCGATACCGACTACGATGCTGTCAATCCACGTCAGTCCGGCAAGATAAGCCAGGCAAAGGTCCGGCTTGCTTACTCGTCCCAACTCCTGCACGAGTGAATCCAGCTTCTTCACAATACTTGAGGCGTCAACGATGCCATCTGGCCAAATCGCAGCATCCGAGACCAGAAGACCTTGCAGGAAGGCACTCCGGACATGTATGGAGACATCCGGACGTTGTGCTCGCAACGCCAGAAACGGTGAGGTCTCCCAACGCCAATCGAGCAAATTGCAAGGCAGCTGAATGTATTTGATGGCAGGATCTGCCAGTGCTTCCAGGGCCTCTTCCTGCGTGGAAAGCGACGCCCCCAGCAATTTGATGACGCCCTCCTGCTTGAGCTCCAGCAAACGCTCCCAGATTGCACCATTCCAAGACGAGCGGTGCTGCCATCGATGCAAAGCAAAGACGTCGAGGGTAGCTACCCGCAGGTCTCGGCAAGAACGGAAGACACTGGCTTCAACTGCCGCACGAACCAGTTCACGGGATGCATCAGCAGGCAACCAGGCCAACGGATCCAGCTTCGTGACAATACGGGCACGACTTTGTAAGTCTGCCCCTCCCAAGAGACCAATACGATGCTCGGCAATTCCATAGGCTCGTGCGGTATCGATGTCACTTACACCATGAGCAAGCGCCACGCGAAAAATCTCTTTGACCTCCCTGTCATCCGGCATGCCGAGAGTATTCGCAATGCCGTAAGGAAGGCCGAGTTGTACCGTCCCCAGCGTCAGCGAGCCGACCGTCCGACCGTCCTCCCTGATTTGATAGGGAATCCTGAAACGAGGTGCCTCGGCGCTGTCGTTCAAGGCTTGTACAAGCTCGCCCCAACTCACCTCTACCGCCGTTTCTTCCCTGACCGCAAACAAGCTGAACAAGCGCTGATAGTCGTTCAATGTGTCCATCGTGCAGCGCAAGTAGTCGTAGCGATGCGACAAACCAAGGGAAGCGTAGTCAACATCCTCGCAAACAGCATATTCGCGGATCCATGGAGTAACATGTTCACGCTGTGCAGCGTTCGATGCCATTCGGGCCGCTTTGCGCAGAATACCGGCAGTGAAGATTTCTGCGCTTAATCCATAGGGCAGTCCGTCGACTGGTGAATGTGTTCCTAGATAGTCGGCTTCGCTAGCTGCAAAACGGCGCAATAGCGCTTCGACAAAAGCACCATCAGGAAACAGGTTGTCTGCAGTGAGGCGCACAACCACATCGTCATCTGCGAGATCCTCGACGGCGTCGATGAAACGCGCCAGCACGTCGTGCAATGCACCTCGCACCACCTGAACGCCATGGCGCAGCAACGTCTCCGCCAAGGCGTCGTCGCTACAGTCGTCAGACGTGGCGACGACCACCTCCCCACCTCGATTACCGGCTCGCAGTGCGCATAATACCGCGGCAGGAAGCGATGCAATCGGCAATAGCGCCTTTGCCGGCAACCGAGCCGACGATGTCCTCGCCTGGATGACAATACGGGTGCGGCTCATGCATCAACCTTGAGCAACTGTCACAACGGCATCAATAACCCGTTGGACCGATTCGTCGGACATGGATGCATACATTGGCAAACTGATGGTTCGCGCATAGTAATTTTCCGCCTCGGGGAAATCGCCTCGTTTGAAACCGAATTTTTGATAATACGGCTGCAAGTGCACCGGAAAATAATGCACGTTTACACCGATACCCGCCGCACGCAACGCATCGAACATGCCCCGACGGTTCGTCCCCTGCGCGCACAAGATCGGATACAGATGCAACGCCGAGGACGTATCCGGGCTTTGCCAAGGCGGCACAATCGATACCCCTTCGAACGCGGCATCATATCTCGCTGCGATCTGGCGACGACGCTCGCAGAACTCGTCCAGCCGAGTCAATTGAGTCAGTCCGAGAGCAGCCTGGATATCCGTCATCCGGTAGTTGTACCCCAATTCTACTTGCTGGTAGTACCAGGGGCCTTCGCTATCCCCATGCATCAGCGCAGTATCCCGCGTGACTCCGTGGCTGCGAAACAGTCGCAGTCGCTGATCAAGAGATACGTCGTTGGTGAGCGCCATGCCCCCCTCTGCAGTTGTGATGATCTTCACCGGATGAAAGCTAAACACTGTGATATCGGAGTAACGGCAGTTGCCGACTGCTCCATCAAGGTAGCGGCCGCCAATAGCGTGAGACGCATCTTCGATGATGGAAAAATCATACGTATCGGCGAGCTCGCGCATCTCTCGCATATCACACGATTGACCTGCGAAATGTACTGGGATCACCACCTTAGGCAGTCGTCCCGCAATCTTGGCCTTTATTAGTTTCTCGCGCAGCGCGTTGATACTCATGTTGTAAGTCCGCGCATCAATGTCCACGAAATCAACATCGGCGCCACAATACAAGGCGCAGTTGGCGGAAGCAACAAAGGTATTCGGTGCAGTCCAGACAATATCTCCTGGCCCCACACCCAGCGCCAGACAGGCGATATGCAATGCACCTGTCGCATTCGATACTGCAACTGCATGCGCGGCATTGCAACGGTCGGCAACAGCCTGCTCAAAAGCTGGAATCGACGGCCCCTGAGTCAGCCAATCCGATTTCAGAACCTCGACTACCGCCTGGACATCTGCATCGCTGATATCCTGCCGCCCATACGGGATCATTCCGCGGCTCTCTTGTTGTAGTCAAGAATTTCAGCCACGCTCAAAAACTGAGGATTCTTGCCGGAGTTGTATTCGAAGCCTTGCTCGACCAACTTACCTTGCTCACCCAGCTTATTAACCGCGTAGTCGTTGCTCTTGTTATAAAAACGAATAGTCGGTTGCAGTACAAAATGGTCGTTGAATTCGAGCGTAAGATGAGAGTCATCCATCGGACACATGATTTCGTGGAGTTTTTCACCAGGGCGAATTCCGACGTGCTTGTGCGGCAGATCCGGCGCCATCGCCCGGGCAAGGTCAACAATGCGCACCGAGGGAATCTTAGGAACAAAAATTTCGCCACCATGCATGCGTTCAAAATTCTTCAGCACGAAATCGACACCCTCTTGCAAAGTGATCCAAAAACGGGTCATGCGTTCGTCCGTGATCGGCAACGCATCAACCTTGTCCTCAATCAGCTTCTTAAAAAACGGAACTACCGAACCGCGCGAGCCGACCACATTACCGTAACGAACAACAGAGAAAGTCGTGCGATGACCACCTGCCATATTATTGGCGGCGACAAATAATTTGTCCGACGCCAGCTTAGTCGCGCCATACAGATTGATAGGATTGGCTGCCTTGTCTGTTGACAAGGCAATGACTTTTTCAACCTGGTTTTCCAGCGCTGCTTTAATGATATTTTCAGCGCCGTGGATATTGGTCTTGACGCATTCCATCGGGTTATATTCGGCAGCCGGCACCTGCTTCAAAGCTGCAGCGTGAATGACGTAGTCAATTCCGCGCATCGCTTCCTTGAGCCTCGACAAATCGCGGACGTCGCCAATGAAGTACCGCATTTCAGGGGCATTGAATTCTTGCTGCATATCGAACTGCTTTAGCTCGTCGCGCGAAAACACAACAATACGCTTGGGCTTGTAGCGCTCCAGAATCGTCTTTGTGTACTGCTTTCCAAATGATCCGGTGCCACCCGAGATGAATACTGACTTGCCGTTAAACATGGATATCCTTTGTGTTTTCAATATCTGCGCCGCCAATCCAAGCAGCCCTACCTACTCAAAATGCCGTCATTCGCTTCTTCAGCTCTTCACTTCCTGCAATTGAGCAACTTCGTACTGCAATGACTCGATCTCGTGACTTAGCGCCTCATATTCCTGCATTTTTATCTTCAGGAATTCCATAGTGAGATTCGCTTTCGCCTCGATCCCACGTGGCGTCAGTAAGTAGATATAGCCGCGCTTATTGGGATTGCTTTGAAAATTGTTAACTTTGACCAAGCCCTTTGCGACCAGGGCATTAATGCAAAAATTAACCTTGCCAAGGCTTATTCCCAACTCCTTGGCCAGCTCGCGCTGGCTGATCTCCGGCCTGCTTTCCAAGCTCTTCAATATTTTGTAGCGATTCTTTTCATCCAACATGATCACTCTCGGCTACGAAATTAACGATCTAACCACAAGAAAAAATGCCGACCGTTCAGTCATTGAACATTCGGCATTTGATCACTTTTCCGTGCGTCGATCAAGGTCAGGCAAGAGATTCCGCCGCCGCTCCGTCTTATCATTAATCTTTTGACAACAGCCCCGCTTGTGCCAACCGTTCGACAATCGGGATCAGCTCCCACGCAGGCACGTTGATCAGATCTGCAATCTCGAGCAAGCTGGTCTGTCCGTCCGCATACGCAATCAGGTCCATCATGGACTTGACAGTCTTTCCCGACCCCTTGGTAGACAAGGTTGGATACAACCCTCGCTTACCAAGTTGCGGCTCGCACATCACTGTGCTACGTGGACGGCAATCGGATTCAATACATTCAAGGATGCGCTGATAAACGGCAAGACCACCTGCCAATCCAGCTGGAGTGACCAGAGCAAGATCGTCGAGGGAGGTGTGATATTCAGGATATTCTCCATATTTGCTGCGCGTTACTGAAGCCACTGGCAGATCAATGCCGGGACTGCAATATTGTCGTTCATCGCTGCCGCGATCTAGAAAAGAATAGGATTTGTATTCTGGGAAAACATGCTTCAACACATGTCTTGCGGCTTGATCCGCATAGGTATTGCCTTTGCGTGACGGAATAAATGAATAAGTGCGCTCGTCACCGATGCAGGTCAGAACGTATCCCGCAATGGTCGCCTGCTTCATCTGCTGATGATGTCGGCTGAGATAGACGATAGAGCCGATGGTTTCTGGAATGAAGACGATGCGATAACTGTAGCGCAAATCCTTGCATGCAGACAGCCAGCGTGCCAGCGCTGTCGTGACTACCGGCCCTGACAATTCATTGTTCGCCATCGAAGGGTGGCACACATAGGTCGACAACAGGATTTCCTGCTTTTCGCGGCCCGAAATCAAAAGTTCGCCATAATTAAGCAAACCCGGTTTGAGCTCACTGTCGACTACCGCACGATAGCGGCCCGGCGGCATCGCCTGCCGTTGCCGATGGCTCAAACAAAATCCCCAGCGCCGCGCGTAGTAAGACGTTACATAAGGGATCGCATCCGGCTGGTCTGGCAGGGAGTAAAGATGCTTGTCCAATTCCTCAAGGGATAGCCATTCGTTAACCGGTACCGAATAGTTCAAGACATGCAGGTTGTTGACCTTCATGTCCACAACGCGCCGACCGCTCTCGTCTTCGATATAGGCATCCCGAATCATCCATTCGTCTGGCACCGTCCAGTCGAATACTTGCGCGCCGGACTCAATCGAACAAATCTTCATGCCTGGAATGAGTCTGGCCAGATATTCCAATGTCTCCAGCGTCGCCGGACCGGTGATACTGCGTGCTAGCGGGAATAGATCCGTGGCCCAGCGATGCATTTCAGTACCGATTGCAGCGTGATCAGGCTCAATGATCATTTTGGATTTCCTTCAACGATCAAGGCCGACGGATTCTCTAACAACAATTCCATGGTCGCCGCCATGAACTGGCTACAACGCGTCATACTCAGAGCAACCCGGCCTACGGGAACGACTAGTAAATCTTCCTTATTAAGCATAACTTCGCGCAATCGGCTCAAATCCAGCGCAGTTTGCCGCTCGACATCTCGAACAAAATAGCTCACCTGCTGCGCGCGCATATCCTCACCGTTTTGAACCATACCGGAAAAATTTTTGAAATAACGATAGTTGACGTTCGCCTTCTGTTCCAGATAATGCACAAAAGTAAACCGGTCAATGGCGCAGCCCATCCCTGCCAACAGCGCGTCCTGCCGCTCCAGCCAAGCAAAGAATGACGCTGAACCAAAACAGTCATCACTTTTGATGGCAGTCAGTTCCGGCGCCAGCGGACCACGTGCGGCGACACTGAAATTCGGATCTTCCGAACGCAAGACGCCCGGCATGAGCCGAAAATGGTTGGTCAGCATCCCTACCGTACTAGGCGTCGTCTGCACATTGAAGTTTTCGTTCTTGGTAAAACTGTAGCTGAACGTCGGTAGTATCAACGTTCCATCCGGGCCGAGCACTTCGTCAAGCGCATCGAAAAAGAGATTGCAACGCTCATCAGTTGACATTGGCGGCAACTGTGCCAAGACCATTGAATCGCTGTGCAACATCAACAAATCGCCACGCTGCACGCCGGCCTCATGAAAAGCTCGCGTAATATCGGTCGCAGACAGCCAGCGGCTCATAACACCTTCATTTCTGAAAGAGCATGCTGAATTTCCGCCAGACTCTTGAGTTCAGCCATCTGCTCAACAGAGAAACGCACATCGTAATTCTCTTCGACCAGCATCAGAAAATTGAAATGGGCCATCGAGTCCCACTCGGCAAAACTACCTATTGCGAGGTTTTCAGTGTTTTCCGGAATAGTACTGGAGGGAAACTGCTCTCGTAGCAGATCGGTCAATGCAGGTTTCATGATTGATTAAATACGTTCTGATAAGGAATGGAAAAAAGTTCGACATCAATAAAATAAACGATGCCCTGAAGATGATGCTCCGCGGCCAGACGTGATAACAGGCCATCACTCGGATCACTGTCAGGAGTGAGAGCCACAAAGCCATGTGCAGGTAAAACATTTTCCGCAACCACGTTGCGTCCGCTGGGGACGAACTCTGCCAGCATCCACTTTGTCTTGCCGGCTTTGAAGGTAGCAACTAGCTGCGCCAGAATCCATGCTTCGAGGTGTCGCCCCAGTACCCGACAACTCATCAGGAAAGTATCAAGGAAGGCCACGCCATCAAGATCCCGCGCGATAGCCAGAGCAATAATGCCATGATCACCGAAACGATCCGACAGCTCGACCATGAAGGTGGTCGCAGGATTCTCCGCAGCCAACAGCTCGATATCGGCCCTCGAATGACGGACCGTACGCAGATTGAACTGATTGGTCTTTGCACACAACTGCTCTGCCCGTCCCACGCTACCCGCGTTGATCGGCAGAGTCTTGGGCCGCATGTCGATGGTTTTCAGAAAACCCTGTTCGTCGGCAACGTTCTTTCGCTCATTGATGAATGCTGCACGGCTGCGATACTGGTCTCCCTTTTTCTGATCGTCCCGGGTAATCGCGAAACGTGCAAACATATCGTCGGCACGCAGAAGCGCTGGCCATTGACCGACATCTGCCGGTACTTCAGGCGTCACCACCTCGGGACACAAGGTACGCATCTTCTCGCGCTCCAGCGGATTGTCGTCCCAGAAGACAAAACTACTGAGCCCAAGATCCAGTTCTTGCGCCATGGCGCGAATATTCCCGGCCTTCTCCTCCCAATTAATCCTGGCAGCAACAATGTCTTCGCGCTTGAGCACCATTCCCGCATGGTGATCGAAAACGGACCAGACCTCTTCTTCGTTATTCTTACTACACAGCGCCAGCAATATACCTTCTGCTGCCAACACTTGCGCCACTTTCTGGAAATGAGCAAAAGCTTTACCGATGCCATCGCTACCCAACACGATACCTTCGAGACCGACTTCGCCGACCACTCCGCCCCAGATCGTGTTGTCGCAGTCGAGCACCAGCACTTTTTTTGCGGCCTGGCGCAGACGGGTAAAAACTGCAAGCGCTGAAGCTGACAAGCACTCAATACCATGCGACGACAGGCGGCATCTGGCCGCATATAGATTACGGCTGTCGAAGGCAGTAGCCATGCCATCCCTAGACCAGACCTGATCCATATTCAGAACATGCAGTGTTGGATGACGTGCGGCGATCTCATATAACATCGCCTCAAACCGACGTGTCAACTGCAACCATGCAGACATGCTTCTGGCACTGCTGATCGGGCTTTCTTGCCGCCATCCTGAAAATGCGATCAGCGTCGGCGCTTGCGACTTCTCCAGCCGCGTCTCCAGTGGTACTAGCAAGGATGACAACAATTCATCCATCGACTCCGTGACCGCCGGCACCAGATCTTCGAGGAACAGCATGCACAGCATCGGCTCCGCGTCATTTGAGGCAAGAGCGGAAAACCAGTCGCCATATTCACCGAAATCCAGTTGATCGAGCGCTGCCAGCGATGACCAGTTGCGGTTACCGGGCAACAAAAATGAAGTAGCAGAGATGCGTATTGTCATGATTCAAAAAACAAAAAATTCTATTCATTTCGCAGCAGCTGACTTCAAAGCGCGGCTGTACCTCTGACTGCGGATAGCAGGTAGTCGATGTTGTGTTCTGTCTTCACTTGAAAAATAGAATTGGTCTGATCTGATTTCAAGCGGGGAAGCCGAACCACATGAATTTTTACGTGGTTCAACACACGATTCATGTCCGCAATCATCAACTCTGCCGCAGCCTTGGCCATGGCGTACTCCGTCATGCCGTTGGGACGATCTTCCACGAATACTGTCGAGGGATAAAAAACCCTTATCCTTTTTGTCGCCAGCGCCTCAAGCCGATAGCACAATGCAGAAAACGCATAGACATAGAACTCAAGAAACTTCTGAAAAACGTCCTGACTAAAAATAGTGTTGATCTTCTTAGAAATGACCGGAGTGGGAAAATAAAAAACGGCATCTTTGGTGGCCAGCATAGCGGCTGCGTCACCAATCTGATTGATATCGATCCGTCGGATATCGCAAACACCGGAAAAGCGCTTGTTGATCTCATCCCGCACGCGCTCGGCATCGTCTTTTCCGATTGCATATCCCAGGGTTACCTTGCCACCTCCGGTAGCGATGATCTTTCCTGTCAATTCACCCAGCCCCCGGGAACCTCCAATGACGAAACTGTCCATGGCGCGAAATTCGCTTTCTCCGACAAACGCAGTGAGCTCGTCGAGGCCGGGCTGGCGAACTGGTTCAGGACGACGAAAAGCCTTGATCACTCCGAACAAGGGGCCGTCATCAACCTGCATATCAATCAACTTGATGCGATCTTCGAATTTGCTGACATGAAAACTCAATTGTCGAGTACTACGCCAGCATTCAGCAATCTTGACGTCGAGACTGAGAAACATCGAGTTCAATCCCGGGCATACCATCCCCACGATATACGAGAGCGTAGCAAATGCCTGACAAAAATTTACGCCATATGCTGCGCTGAGTGCTGGATAGATTGAACACACTTGATCGGCAGTACGGTCATTCCACGTCAGATTGGCCGAAAACTGGCTGCACTCTTGCTCAGACAAATTTAATGGTTCTGCCAGCCCACCGACTTCTATAGTTTGCCTGCCGACGGGTGACGTAGCATCGATAGTCCTGGGTTCGCCAAAAAAGAGCGTAATCTTGGTGCAAACGACGCTTGTCAGATATCCGTGGATCACGATACGATCCGCGCTCAACTCCTCCAGGACATAGGTAACTTCTTCGCCGAGATTGACTGCGACCTTGAATTCGCACGCGACACGGTTGATCTCTGTGAGCCGACAGTCTCCTGCGACAAGCATATCGAGAGCCGTCAACAGCAAGTTGACGCCATGTACGACTTGCGCTCCGGACAGAAAACGACGCGCCTTCACAGGATCCATGTGCAGCGGATTACGATCTTGTGAAAATGAGGCAAACGCGGCTTGGTCCATCCCGCCAAACGTTTTTTTACCTATTACTGCCGTTATGCTCAATGCCTCTGCTCCCAGGGCGAGTGCCCGATCTTTTTTCAACCCGGTGTCGTAGCGCGAAGACCGGGTTTCATGTGCGTAAAGACGAGTTACCGCCCCAATGTCGCGAGATAACTTTGATAGGTCTTTGCGATTCCAGAAGGCAGATCCACATTCGCGCGCCACCCCTTGGAGGCAAGCCGCGAGACATCCAGCAGCTTTCTCAGCGTACCGTCCGGCTTGCTGTCATCGAATTCAATCTGGCCTTCAAAGCCAACCGTCTTGAGAATGGTTTCTGCCAGTTCACGAATGGTGACATCTGTACCGGTACCGACATTGTATGAGCCTTCGCCGACACCCTGCTCCATTAAAAACACGCATGCGTCGGCCATGTCGTCCACATACAGAAACTCTCGCATCGGCTTGCCGGAACCCCACACAAGCAGCTTGTCGTCCCCGCGCAGCTTGGCTTCATGCGCCTTGCGCAACAAGGCCGGCAACACATGACTATTGGCCAGGTCGTAGTTGTCGTTAGGTCCATAGAGATTAGTCGGCATGACAGTGACGTAAGAAGTTCCGTATTGTCGATTGAACGACTCACACATCTTCAGGCCGGCAATCTTCGCGATTGCGTATGGCTCATTGGTCTGCTCCAGAGGCCCCGTCAAAAGATAATCCTCACGGATCGGCTGAGGACAGTCCCGCGGATAAATACAAGACGAACCCAAGAACATAAGCTTGTTGACGCCAGCCTGATATGCCCCGCCAATAACATTGGCTTGCATCACCATGTTTTGATAGATGAAATCGGCGCGATAAATGTTGTTAGCTTGGATCCCGCCAACCTTGGCCGCAGCCAGAAATACGTAATCGGGCTTTTCCGTTTCCAGAAAATC
This genomic interval carries:
- a CDS encoding MaoC/PaaZ C-terminal domain-containing protein, which codes for MKKDRALALGAEALSITAVIGKKTFGGMDQAAFASFSQDRNPLHMDPVKARRFLSGAQVVHGVNLLLTALDMLVAGDCRLTEINRVACEFKVAVNLGEEVTYVLEELSADRIVIHGYLTSVVCTKITLFFGEPRTIDATSPVGRQTIEVGGLAEPLNLSEQECSQFSANLTWNDRTADQVCSIYPALSAAYGVNFCQAFATLSYIVGMVCPGLNSMFLSLDVKIAECWRSTRQLSFHVSKFEDRIKLIDMQVDDGPLFGVIKAFRRPEPVRQPGLDELTAFVGESEFRAMDSFVIGGSRGLGELTGKIIATGGGKVTLGYAIGKDDAERVRDEINKRFSGVCDIRRIDINQIGDAAAMLATKDAVFYFPTPVISKKINTIFSQDVFQKFLEFYVYAFSALCYRLEALATKRIRVFYPSTVFVEDRPNGMTEYAMAKAAAELMIADMNRVLNHVKIHVVRLPRLKSDQTNSIFQVKTEHNIDYLLSAVRGTAAL
- a CDS encoding GDP-L-fucose synthase; protein product: MVGSAIVRRLLAGGYTNIVTRTHAELDLLDQVCVKDFLETEKPDYVFLAAAKVGGIQANNIYRADFIYQNMVMQANVIGGAYQAGVNKLMFLGSSCIYPRDCPQPIREDYLLTGPLEQTNEPYAIAKIAGLKMCESFNRQYGTSYVTVMPTNLYGPNDNYDLANSHVLPALLRKAHEAKLRGDDKLLVWGSGKPMREFLYVDDMADACVFLMEQGVGEGSYNVGTGTDVTIRELAETILKTVGFEGQIEFDDSKPDGTLRKLLDVSRLASKGWRANVDLPSGIAKTYQSYLATLGR